In Lathyrus oleraceus cultivar Zhongwan6 chromosome 2, CAAS_Psat_ZW6_1.0, whole genome shotgun sequence, the DNA window AAGCCCAGAATAAGAGACCATCGCGCGCGTGATGACTTGCATCGTGCACACGATGCAGTTTTTATGGTCCCCATCGCGTGCGATGTTGATTATCATATATATGTCGAACCTCGGAACCTTTATCGAAAAGTATATGCATATTATTCGGAGTATTTTGAACCTTTAACCTATATTATTGCATCATAGTGTATGTACCAAACTTTTGAACCTAATTTATTGCATCATTAAACCATTCAATCAATGGATGTAGCATATTTATTTGCATTCCATATGCATCATTTCTAGGGAATCCCTGATGACAATCCGTCATTGCATGAATTTAGTTGAAGAATTAGatcaaaacaagtgaaagatgagccaaaataaagaagaaagaccaaagaatgaggaaaaaataaCTAAGTGTGAAGATTGTGGACTTtgtgaaaatttgagtgaaaaaaGGAGCAAAAAAGAGTGCAGCTTCAGAAATAATCACATGCACCATCAATATATATAGGGTCTTGGTTTCCTATAAAAATGTATATCGCCTCATAAGTAGGTATTAGTTTCCAAAGAAAGAGGTCCCtaaaaaggtccctagagtcataAACCCACTTTTGAGATACAACTTCTTAGAATGAATGACTCATCAGACAGTGATGCTCCCAAAATGAAGGGTGTACTGCACCCGTTTACGATACTAATCAGTTACACACAGCAGTAGTTGAATTATATTGTCATGAAGGAGCAGAGATTAAATATCTGACAAAGCAGGATTGGTATGCTGGTGACGAGCATGGGAGAGGTGGGATATATAACTTTGTCACCAAGAGGGGACTCTGTGCAGGTAATGTCAGGTGCAGACGGAGCTAAAAGCTCCTCACTGTGCGATTCCATGCTTGTAGGAGATAATGCAGTGCGATTCCATTCAGGTTGTTACGTCTTGAAAATGTTCTATTGAGTTTTTGTAATTTTGTTTACATCCTCTTGATGTTAATGTCTATGCCTCGGTTCATGGGTTTCCACTTAAGGTTTTTGCTTGGTTATTCTTGTTTTATATATTACATTTAATGAGGCGTTGTCAAGTTGATTTCTTACATGGCTTTGCAAATTGACCGtatatatttttgtttgtgttgtataatattttatgaaaaatatataaataaaaagtTAAACTCTTTCCAATGATATATTTTTCATCAAATATTATACAACACAAACTAAAATATCTATGGCGAAGAGTACTATAGAAATATGATATCTAGGATTTTGATTGTTGCGTCGACGGTGAACTCTCGTGGACATGTCACATACCATTGCATTATTAAATAATGCTTGAAATTTAATGCCTTGCTTGTGTTTATTGTTCAGTCTAAGAATCCTTCTGCTCAGATTGAACATGAAGCTACAACATCGAAAATTGGTGAAGATCAGTTGTTTTACTTTCAACAGAGAGGAATCGACTATGAGAATGCCATGTCCTCTATGATAGTTGGATTCTGTAGAGATGTAATCGATGATCTTCCATATGAATTTGCTTCTGAAACAAAACAGTTGCTGAtgaaaatatataatattaaagCAAATCTCATTAATCTATCACTTAAAAAATTAGATAAATGAAACAAATACGAAATCAAATTCTTCACCTAGTAGATAAGGTAATTGGTTGTAGATAGTATTATAACGTAAGGAATATATATTTTGGCGGAAAAGGATGACGTGGACCCTTTCTTATGTTTCACACACGAAATGTCTTATTTTATCTAAAGACATGGAAAAACAACGTTAATACCAAGTGTTACAAAATAATGACAAAAACATCCAACGTTGAATCCTATAATGACTATACACATGTCCTTATCCATAGTGTCAATAATATAGATAGACCCATGATTCATTCAACATACTTCCACACAAAAATGAACAACACAAGAGATTTCACAACGTTCTTAATATCTTTCTTCATGATCATGTTCTATTCAAGAGGTGAgttattatcatcatcatcatcatcagattCTCATTCTTTCTTCACTTTCCTTAAAGCTGTTGATTCCGATAATGTTCTCAACATTACCAAGATATCAAATCCATGTTTTAATAACAAGCTGAATGGTGTAATTGTAAGATGCAACTCAAATGCTACAAATATTATAGCGATAAACCTTGATAACATGAACCTTAGTGGCATATTTGATGTAGATTCATTATGCAAACTCCAAAACATTAGAGTTGTTAGCTTAGCTAATAATAATCTCAAAGGGAACATTTCAAACTCAATTTTGCTTTGTAGAAGTTTGGTTTATTTAAATGTAACCAATAATAAATTAAGTGGTAGGTTACCAAAGGCTTTGAAAAAATTGAAATATCTTAAGAATTTAGATTTATCTAACAATAATTTTTCTAGTAATTATATGGTTAAAATTAGTAAGTTAGAGAGTGAAAGTGATGATGTATATAGAATAGAGCCAACACCAAGTTCTTTAAATTCAAATAATACTAATACATCTGAAAATGGAAAGAAACCATGGTATTCCCATGAGATTTTGGTATGGTTAGTTTTGGGAGTTGGGTTGCTTTTGTCATCACTATACTTTATGGTGAAGAAATCATCTAAATTAATGGGAGAGAGTGAGATGAAGAAGAAGCATATAGTTTCTCCTATGAGAAAGGTGACAAATGAGGTGAGACTAAAAGGGGGTGTCAATAGTAATTCAGAGCTTGTGTTCTTTGTTGAAGATCATGAAAGGTTTAGTTTGGAGGATTTATTAAGAGCCAAAGCTGATTTGAGAAGTGAAAACTTTTGGAGTAGTCTTTTTAAGGTGAAACTTGAGAATAATGTCGAATATGGGGTGAAAAGAATGAAGAATTTGCAGGTTTCTTGTGATGAGTTTGGAGAAATATTGAAGAAGATAAGTGAAGTGAAACATCAAAATATTCTACCTCTTGTTGGTTACCGTTGTACAAGTGAAGAAAAACTTATCATTTACAAATATCAAAGCAATGGAAGTTTGCTCAATCTTTTAAATGGTAAGTTAAGACAGTAAGTTTTCTTTAGTTGCAATACTCTATATACTCATCACAAACATGTCACATATTTAAGTTCGCACTTACACAAACATATGCATTAAGACCTCTAAAAATAAATGTGTCACAATATATAACACTCATTAGTATTTAACACAGATATGTTATCTGTACGACACATAATAGAAAAGTCAGACTAATATTCTAAAAACACTATCATAGATGTAATTGTGTCGCTATCTTATATTTTTTACATTAGTGTCAGAATATTTGTATGAAAGCTATGCATGTATAAATCTATCTGTCTCAAATTCATTATAGTAAAAGTTTTAATGTATTTATAGTATTTACAAAGAGATGTTGTATTTATGTAGATTATATAGCAAGGAGAAAAGATTTTCCATGGAAGCTTCGTCTCGAAATAGCACGTGGAATTGCAAGAGGTTTGGCCTTCATATACAAGAAGTTAGATGAAAGAGAGATCAATATTCCTCATGGAAACATCAAGCTATCAAACATTCTTCTTAATGAGAAAAACGAAGCACTAATAAGCGAACACGGTTTATCAAAATTCTTCGAACCAAATAGAGGAACTAATCTCTTTTCCTCGCACGGACACGCGGCTCCCGAAAGAAGTTTAACCGAAAAAGGCGACGTCTATAGCTTCGGAGTGATTCTTCTAGAATTACTAACCGGACAAAGCACAGAAGCTAGTAGAATCGATCTTGTTAGATGGGTGAGATCAATGGTGAGAGAGGAATGGACAGGAGAGGTTTTTGATAAAGAGGTTAGAGAGAATGATCAACAAGGTGCATTTTCGTTGTTGAATATTGCTCTCAAGTGTGTGTCTGGTTTACAAGAAAATAGGCCAAAAGTTGGTGAAATTTTGGAGATAATAGAAGGAGTTATGAACGCACATGAAAAACAAGAGTTGGAAGTTTCTACTTCAAAATGTTGTTCAAATGGATCTAATCAAGAATGTTGTTCACTTCATCAAATCATACCTGATACATGGGACTCTCCAGGATCAAATTATTGATGTTTGTGATCTTGATGAGATATATAGTATTGTTTTAGCATAAATATTAAGGTGATTCCTATGTACAAACCTTATTAGTTAGATGATTGATGAAATGTTGTTTGTAATAATTTAGGAATATACTTTATGCTTGTTGTAATATTTTTGTTGCTTTATAATTATAATTCTTATTTAAGGACTATTACTTGTAGAAATTCAAACTTGTAGAAATTCAAACTTGTAGAAATTCAACCTATTTTAACTAAGGTAGGAAAACGGGTATACAAAGTCTCtaataaaaaaatagaatatAATTGGGTGAACATAATTCAGAGTGAGAGTCTAAAATCTTGTCCTCCATCACAAAAATATTACGGGACAAGACGGACCGACCGACATTGCATTTTTTAACTCTAAAAAATGTAAATTTTATGTTAATATATGCGCCtgaaaaaaattattaaaaaatagaataaaatatGACAGATATATTAAAGAGTGCGAGTTTACAACATTGATCTGTCCCATGAAAAAAGTACGGACAAAACGGTCATCTCATTTTGTCATCTCTAATTTTAAAGGACTATATCATATCATATTCCTAAACCCGTAATATTATTTCTGTAAGATTTGTAAAAGTGTTTTGTCCGTTTTGTTAGTGAATTTTTTTCACACCATTGTAACAAAAAAAAATAGTATCAACCATGGCCAGTAACAAAAAAAATAGTATCAACCATGGCCAATACACCTTAATAGACTTTTATTTAAACATGTGATTTATACAAGTAGTAATATAAATGATTCTTATTCATGCAAGTAATAATAAAAATGCAAGTAGACATGGATAAATGCAGCTACTTATGTATGCTTTGATCTACCATTTAATTTCACAGAATTTATATTTTGTTAATGGGAATCCAATCtaataaataataataaactaTTGTTGAACCACACGGTCCTGAAACCACAATCAATCAACTAAGTCTTCATAGTCATTAGTGTTAGAACATCATTTTTCTCTTAATTAACCACTTAAAAATCATGAACTATTTTCATTGGATCAGTGTGTACCAAAGCTTACAAAACTCTAAAATCACTAAATAAAAAGTataataaaattcaaaataaaGTGATTAGTCTTTCACAAGTTTACCAAACTAGTAACACTCTTTGTAATAGAGAGAATATGAGGATGAATTATTGATTATAACTTCAATTTAGGACACATTCATTTGGAATGATAAAATAAATGGTACCTACACTGCAAAGAGCGTTACTTTTGGATCCTCCACAACAAAGAAGATTCACATGATTTCAACAAGGAATCTCAATCTTGGAATTAGATATGAAAATTATGCGGGTCAGAAAAGATAAAATTTATCTTTTGGATGACTTGTCACTACTATGATCCTACTCTCTCTACTTCACCATCACTTCATGGACCCTTCGACTATTTTATCTAGACATGACCTAAAGACGAGCCTTTTCTTTGTTGTGTTCGTGACTATATGAATTCTAGAAATCTTGAGTTCTACCTTAGGTTTCATCATCTATTTTTTTTCTTAATTTAGGATGTAAACGTTTGGATAAAGAATAAAACTTGTGGTGCTTTGTCGTGGGAATTTGACGGGCTTAAAGAAACGGTAACTCCACATGTATCTCAAATGAAGTTATTCACTTGTATAAATTCTTTTTGACTAGTCTCTCCATGGATGACTCCTTTCTTATTTGCTTTAGTTACCCTTAAATAGGGCATACCGACAAATGTTTCATCACGTGAAACTTTTAAAATTActcttatattattattaatgtAAATAGAAGTTGTAATGTTACTTCAACTCTTATTAGATTTGGAGGTACCTTTCACACCTCTTCTTCTTGGGACATAACAATGTGATTTCTTAGGATACATACCCAACTCTTTAGATATCCTTCTTGCAGAACTTTGAGCCATTTTATAGGTCTTTCTATAGACAAAGTTACGAGCATTATTACTTTAGCTGGCTACTCTAACACATCCCTAAGTGCCAACCTCatttcactacgccaaaaagtgcttttggcagcaccaaaaagaaagcgctttttaaaaaaagcgctgtaatagcttgaaaaaaaattcgcctatgtaaagaaagcgcttttaaggtaaaagcgctcttataggtctccacttatgaaagcgcttttaaggtaaaagcgctcttataggtctcagtctcacatctatgagtttcacacttatgaaagcgcttttaaggtaaaagcgctcttataggtctcatgggtttcacacttatgaaagcgcttttaaggtaaaagcgctcttataggtctcagtctcacatctatgagtttcacacttatgaaagcgcttttaaggtaaaagcgctcttataggtctcatgggtttcacacttatgaaagcgcttttaaggtaaaagcgctcttataggtctcatgggtttcagacttatgaaagcgcttttaaggtaaaagcgctcttataggtctcagtctcacatctatgaaAGCGCTTTCATGGTAAAAGCGCTCTCATAGGTCATGGTAAAAAATATGTACCAAAAATTACCAAATATtctataaaataaaaaaataattttaaaatattaatatggtataataaaatattataattttattgatgatattcTATTATATGATAATATAAAACTAATTTAATTTAATCGACATTATCTTTAATCTCTAATTAAATTATCTTACATGAttaaatttattattataaaaaacAAATAGGAATACTTTTTACTCCTTGTTGAAGTTTTGAAACACAgctcaactttcatttccctaTCCGCTACCTCGTCGTTCACTTCAACATGGCGGTTTCACCTTACGCCGCCGTTTCAACCCCTCGTGTTTGTTCTCCACCTAGGTCAAAATCTCCCTCTTCTATCCCTTCCTGTAAATTATTCAATTCAATTTCAACTAATTCTCACCGTGTTTTCGCTTTTTCCATTGCAGTGTTTCCACTAAAATCTACTCTGGATTGAAACTCCAATCTTCACGTGCGCccatttctttctttttcttattCAATTTTCACCCCTTTCTTTCGTTTTTCGCTCACTATTTTCAATTGCAGGTTCTTTTGGAGCGTCTTCCGTTTCATCTAGCGTAAATGCTCAGTTTTTCGGTAAAGTTAACAAAGTTCTCAGTTTCTGGTAATTCTCAGATACCCTAAATCTGAAAACACTGTTTTTACGCCAAAATACACTAGAAGGGTTTTTACAAAAGTTATATTTCATTGTATAAAAAGATTGATGCAAACGGTGTCAAATTTTTCATGTTTTCAGGTATGCTAACCAGAAGCCAGTTAGGGCACAATTTCTAATGATGCCCATTGGAACTCCTAGAGTACGCTATAAAACACCTGGTGAAGATTCTTGGTAATGGATTGATTTATGGAATGCCCTTGTAAGTTGTTATATCTGAATATATTTATCATTAGGCAATAGTCATAGACTATGAAACATGGACACCGAAAATACGTCACCAACACTACACTCAAGCCATGTTGACACAAGTAATAACTTGAAAAATCGGTTTCTGACATGGACACGGACACGGACACAAACACATTTTTTCAAAGATAATAGACTACCTATCTAAGTGATATTGGTTTACTTTGTCATACAGTCATGGATCTCATATAAACATCGAATTCTTTTTCATTAAGTTAATTTCTAAAAAGAACTTGTGCATTATTTGATGCAGTATCGAGAACGTGTTGTCTTCATTGCACAAGAGATAAATGAAGAATTTAGTAATCAAATATTGGCAACTTTGCTGTATCTTGACAGTATAGATAACACCAGGTTTCTCTATTTGTACATTAATGGTCCTGGTGGGGAGGTAAGTAATGATTCTAGTGTTAGGAGATCAATAATTACATCCTTTTGTTTCTTTCTTCATGTTCCTTTTGACTATCAGGTATTTAACTTGCTTAAAATTTCATCATTTGCAGCTTACACCATGCTTGGCTCTCTATGATACCATGCAGAGCTTGGAGACTCCTATAGCCACTCATTGTGTGGGCCAAGCTTATAATATGGCATCATTTCTTCTTGCAGCTGGACAAAAGGTGTTGTATTATCCTACTGTCTTTTAGAAGTTTAGCTTGTCATAGTACGGTGATTTATGGTTAGAGATTTTGCGTTCTTAATATAATTAAAGATTATCTTTGTTAAGGAGTTGTATAGTTAGAGATTTACTTTCTTAATATAATTAGAGATGACATGTTGAATGGACTTGGTACTTACCTACAGAAGTAATCTTTTTGTACTATACACAAATAAAAGTGCAGGTACTTTAATTTTCACaattttgcttataatagtgatgctacttgataagaaaagataactatacattcttatttatttttctatgtaGTGTCCTCTACAGCGCAACGGTATCGATTGCGGATACTTTGTAATGAGGTTTATGAGGGAAATCATTAATATGAATCAAATAGAGATTCCAATCACGGTATGGATTTATAACTTAGgatttgttttaatatttatcgaatatttcatattatttattacttttaactaaatcatgcatattatgttttgttatgtagtactttgatgaatacaagtgtgctcattacacgagactgcagttggaacaaatcaaggaggaattgtgtcaatattttattgagaaaagattaattagtatataatggtttcaaaataacatgaatactttgatgaagaatggtttctggttggcaagtgtatagttctttatatttttaacagattagttatgactccaaataggccgtataacatattagttttgacttgtgtatagttctttataattttagtgatatctttaatttcatggatagattaatgtgttcattcttgtgttggtttgctttaaaaaattacaaatgcttgaattatgactccaaatgtgttcagtgcctatctatccttgtgttggtttgcttgaattatgactccaaatgtgttcattcttgtgttggtttgcttgtgttggtttaaaaaattacaaatgcttgaattatgactccaaatgcttgaattagagaggcttgatttacaggtttatgggattattcccaaaaaatattacaggttgaaatggtaggcttaaactgaaggcagcgttttgttattttactagaggaaaagacagcgctttttagtaaaaaacgctgctaaaggttgtcaatagacaacctttaagagcgctttttactaaaaagcgctgctaaaggttgtcaatagagagcgctttttagtaaaaagcgctcttaaaggttgtctatataccacctttagcagcgctttttactaaaaagcgctctctattgacaacctttagcagcgctttttagtaaacaaaaagcgctgctaaaacctatagcagcgccacctacggcagcgcttttaagcgcttttaaaggccaaaaaaagcgctctcataggtcttttttggcgtagtgtttaAAACCCCTTGAATAAGTATCATAAAACACAATTTTGATCCAAAGTATCAAATATATTTTTCATGAAAGCATTATGTTTATATTTATTCACATTCCCATCCTCCATGATTTTGCAACATCTGTTGGGTCCAAGTGTGAGTGGTTAAAGTCTCACATTGCCTATGAATGGATGAAATATTGGATTTATAAGAGAAATGACTCATTTACCTAAGCGTTTGGGATGAGATATGgcgtctctctctctctctctctctctctctctctctctctctctctctcttggTCCTAGAGAATTAGCTCCACTGGTGCTTCTGACTCTTCCAGATTCCATGGTGTCAAAGTCGTGGTTCGACTTTGTGGGAGAACGGGAGCTAGATCCCATGTTGGACCCTGTTATAGGATGTGGAGAACTCACATTTGTGGGAGAGAATGTTGGGTGCTAGTATGAGTGGCTAAAGTCCCACATTGTCTATGAATGGATAAAATGTTGGATTTATAAGATAGATGACTCATTTACCTAACACCTTAAGGTTTTAGATTGAGATGTGGCGTCTCCCTCTCTTATGGTCCTAGAGAATTAGCTTCACTTGTGCTCCCGACTCTCTCAGACTTCGCAACAACATCCACGCAACGAATGTTATAGAAACTTTGTTTTTAAGAATTTaatttcctttcccttttttttctttctcttagctttgtaacaaaaaaaaagaaaaaaaactcaTGAATGATATTAATTATAATTTGCTGTGATGATATTTCTTGAATTACATTATGATTTATATTATAATTACTAATACACTAAATATAAAATTCCAAATTATAGAATGTTTAACAAAAGTCGATTATTCACGCTCTTTGCATTCATTCTTGTATTATTTTATGCATTCCTTTATTTCTATTATTGCCCTTTTTATTTGTCTCTTCTCCACTGTTGAATGAATTACTCATAATTCTCCACATTTCTCATAATTTGGAAGAATTTAAATTTTGGACGAACAATTTTTCTTATTAGGTTGCACTATTTATAACAATGATTGCCTACAAACCCTATGACCGGGGTCAAACCGATCGTAGTTCCATTTATTTTTTCATGTAATACCCAACATGGAATCATATTTAGTTATTCCCAATAATATTGGAACTTGCTTCTTGACACAACCTTTATTAACATGTTTTTGCAGGATTCTCATCAGCATGTACTTTCATTAATCATTAGATAAATATTACTTTCCTCTATGACATCTCGTAGAAAATAATATATGAAATCGATATATTGGATATATCTATGATAGAACTGATTTTTAGCCAAATGAATCACACTTTGGCTATCACAAATCATGTTCACACATTCTTGCTTAATCCCCAAATAAAATAGAAGACCCCATAACCACAATCCTTCATTCATCCCTTCTATTACGGCCATGTACTCGACCTCTATAGTCAATAGTACCAAAGattcatgttgttgttgttataaTCACTACTACGAATAACCTACTTTACCTTAGTTGAAAAAGAATTATTACCTCGGTTTGATGGGTGACATAACGAAGGGTGTTGTGGAAAGTCGCCATTTTACCCTCAGTCTATCTACATCCAATGGGAAATGTGGTACTAGTAGTGGGTTCGATCCctaacatatatatatatatatatatatatatatatatatatatatatatatatatatatatatatatatatatatatatagatagatagatagatagatagatagatagataaaaTTGGAAAAATAGTAAGTGTATTATTTTAtctgttatagtaataaaggggaaattccccgaatgtcgatctcaaggactgcaagtcaatatTGAGTTCAAATtatcgttcaattaaacaaaaactattGTTCGAGACTTTTAGATTCAGATATAAAAATAAAGGTAAAAGAAAATAATACTGTAAAAATAAGGGTTTGTAAGGTCAGAGAAACAATGCCaaggaaggtgtatgatttatccctgtaacaacttTCAGTCATTATTACATCAACAAATAgcaattactaccagttctcgagggtattttctcccaagtatgtggtgagaaaacctttaatcattctaccaTAATTTTTATGTCCATTTGCAATTGGGGTGAGGTTAATCTTTatatatcaagaatgctctgattcatacagggtatccttagtcctaggtgatatctgttgtagagtaatcttatgaaaaccttaccaatgaCGGTCCAGCCTAATagataaccatacaacaatctcgattggtctgaaagagaaagcattaagcacatcaaaagattaccgtaaaaacgatattataaatgcaatcgtaaactcaaagtcattacaattctaaattAGGGACACTCCCCTAGCATTGGAGGGTTTAGCTGCTCATATTGCTCAAAATTGATTCAAGATAAAAAAAATAtacattacaagtaattggatgacttggatcttcaatcgcttccgccCATGAAAACCTTCCGCTCTCTGAATTCCTTGATCTTTATAATCCTTAATCGTCTGACAATTTTGTATTTGCCTCattccaagatgatcttttctcttgtagaaactctcctaaTATAGTGAAAAATCTCTAGGCAAAAGGTGGAACTCTCTAAAACGTCTCTGCAGCCCAAGCCCAGTGAAAAGCCCAAAAACGAGAAAAATATACGTATGggctgacacgacccgtgtcagctgacacaggtggccgtgtcagctcTTTGTCCTGACTGACACGCCCAAGGCACTTCACCATGCCCTTCAATTGACCTGACATGGGTCGTGTCAGGCCTCTGTCTTGGTCCTTCCTGGGTTGATTTGCCTTCTGCCTGACACGGCTCGTGTTAGGTGACACAGGTAGCCGTGTCAGGCCTCCTATGTTGAGTATTTTCCTTTCCTCAATTGTCGGAACTTCTCACTGTCTCGCATTGAATCCCTCGGATCTTCTACCTGAACCTGGAGGACAAAAACTCAGACAACCCACGCATAAAATCGtgaaaacataaaataaaattgaCAATTAAAAAAATGCTAAAATAACTTACGGAAATGAAAATTgactttaaaggtaccataatgcgtgcacagtgtctcaaaatccttggtttcttgtcggctaagcaacgaaaacatagtgaaaatggtgaccgatcacaacctcaaacttagctcattgcatgtcctcaagtaatgtcctAGCCGACACAGTG includes these proteins:
- the LOC127121634 gene encoding probable inactive receptor kinase At2g26730, which produces MNNTRDFTTFLISFFMIMFYSRGELLSSSSSSDSHSFFTFLKAVDSDNVLNITKISNPCFNNKLNGVIVRCNSNATNIIAINLDNMNLSGIFDVDSLCKLQNIRVVSLANNNLKGNISNSILLCRSLVYLNVTNNKLSGRLPKALKKLKYLKNLDLSNNNFSSNYMVKISKLESESDDVYRIEPTPSSLNSNNTNTSENGKKPWYSHEILVWLVLGVGLLLSSLYFMVKKSSKLMGESEMKKKHIVSPMRKVTNEVRLKGGVNSNSELVFFVEDHERFSLEDLLRAKADLRSENFWSSLFKVKLENNVEYGVKRMKNLQVSCDEFGEILKKISEVKHQNILPLVGYRCTSEEKLIIYKYQSNGSLLNLLNDYIARRKDFPWKLRLEIARGIARGLAFIYKKLDEREINIPHGNIKLSNILLNEKNEALISEHGLSKFFEPNRGTNLFSSHGHAAPERSLTEKGDVYSFGVILLELLTGQSTEASRIDLVRWVRSMVREEWTGEVFDKEVRENDQQGAFSLLNIALKCVSGLQENRPKVGEILEIIEGVMNAHEKQELEVSTSKCCSNGSNQECCSLHQIIPDTWDSPGSNY